One segment of Rhodanobacteraceae bacterium DNA contains the following:
- a CDS encoding methylated-DNA--[protein]-cysteine S-methyltransferase — MNLYSASIDTQLGPVRLAATAEGLCGLWFRGQQHEPPAQDGTRAVHETDHPALAAAAHWLRDFFTGGSGAPRPPLAPRGTPFQRAVWDALLRIPSGNTTSYAALARDLGMPRATRAVAAAIGRNPVSVLIPCHRVVGSDGSLTGYAGGLGRKRALLDLEQGRGLPWRQVRSAYTTQYADPIAVDVGERVRFQARPDDGEFPGWRWAQATDGRVGWVPEAWFRGNGDAGAAVRGYSARELTVETGARVLEAFEFGGGVSAIPETGEPGWLPSTALGEG, encoded by the coding sequence ATGAACCTGTATTCGGCAAGCATCGACACGCAGCTCGGCCCCGTGCGGCTGGCAGCGACCGCGGAGGGCTTGTGCGGGCTCTGGTTCCGCGGCCAGCAGCACGAGCCGCCAGCACAGGACGGCACTCGCGCAGTCCATGAGACCGACCATCCGGCTCTGGCCGCTGCGGCACACTGGCTGCGCGATTTCTTCACTGGCGGCAGCGGTGCTCCGCGGCCACCGCTGGCGCCGCGCGGCACGCCGTTCCAGCGCGCCGTGTGGGATGCGCTGCTGCGGATTCCGTCGGGCAACACGACCAGCTACGCCGCACTGGCGCGGGATCTCGGTATGCCGCGCGCAACCCGTGCGGTTGCTGCGGCGATCGGCCGCAATCCGGTTTCGGTGCTGATTCCGTGTCACCGGGTGGTCGGCAGCGATGGCAGCCTGACCGGTTATGCCGGTGGGCTGGGTCGCAAGCGCGCGCTGCTCGACCTGGAGCAGGGCAGGGGCCTGCCGTGGCGGCAGGTGCGATCCGCTTACACCACGCAGTACGCGGACCCGATCGCGGTGGATGTGGGTGAGCGGGTCCGCTTCCAGGCGCGCCCGGACGATGGCGAGTTTCCCGGCTGGCGCTGGGCGCAGGCCACGGACGGCCGGGTCGGCTGGGTGCCGGAAGCGTGGTTCCGCGGGAATGGTGACGCTGGCGCCGCGGTGCGCGGCTACTCGGCGCGCGAGCTCACGGTGGAGACCGGCGCGCGTGTGCTGGAGGCCTTCGAGTTCGGCGGCGGGGTTTCCGCGATCCCGGAAACCGGCGAGCCGGGCTGGCTGCCGTCGACCGCGCTGGGCGAAGGCTGA
- a CDS encoding DUF4399 domain-containing protein: MRLALLSFLLLPVVAFGGPLPRTAAPAGAKVYFISPENGAKLKSPVTVRFGLSGMGVAPAGTVKDATGHHHLLIDVDTLPPADMPIPADDKHRHFGGGQTEVSVELAPGKHTLQLLLGDANHIPHDPPVVSEKSPSRSSDRWRLAGAGLSLRPARSTAASPARRFPGSRKPRRRTRRPPAHARRSPP, from the coding sequence ATGCGCCTCGCCCTGCTCTCGTTCCTGCTGTTGCCCGTCGTCGCCTTCGGCGGCCCGCTGCCGCGTACGGCGGCGCCGGCGGGTGCCAAGGTCTATTTCATTTCGCCGGAAAACGGCGCAAAGCTGAAGAGCCCGGTCACCGTGCGCTTCGGCCTGTCTGGCATGGGTGTGGCACCGGCCGGAACGGTCAAGGATGCGACTGGCCACCACCACCTGTTGATCGACGTGGACACGCTACCGCCGGCCGACATGCCGATCCCGGCGGACGACAAGCACCGCCACTTCGGCGGCGGCCAGACCGAGGTCAGCGTCGAACTGGCGCCGGGCAAGCACACCCTGCAACTGCTGCTGGGCGATGCGAATCACATCCCGCACGATCCGCCGGTGGTCAGCGAAAAATCACCATCGAGGTCGAGTGACCGGTGGCGGCTGGCGGGTGCTGGCCTCAGCCTTCGCCCAGCGCGGTCGACGGCAGCCAGCCCGGCTCGCCGGTTTCCGGGATCGCGGAAACCCCGCCGCCGAACTCGAAGGCCTCCAGCACACGCGCGCCGGTCTCCACCGTGA